In Rickettsia endosymbiont of Gonocerus acuteangulatus, the following are encoded in one genomic region:
- a CDS encoding IS256 family transposase, protein MHQKQNEAMNQAIDLLINNDTDISTLLKEDGLLKQLTKRLVEKALQSEMNNHLGYDKYCHTDSDNVRNGKNVKNLVTNNGVIEIEVPRDRSSTFEPALIPKRQRRIEGFDDKIISLYAKGMSLSDIKIQMQELYGADVSESLISQITDDVIEDVKIWQSRPLDRVYAIVFFDCLVVKVRQDKRIINKSVYVALGIDLSGRKDILGLWISENEGAKFWLGNFTEMKNRGMQDMLIACSDNLTGMSEAIEAVFPKTEHQLCIVHQIRNSLKYVSYKDRKELAADLKPIYTASTEEEAHLALESFEAKWSKQYPQIAKSWYVHWENLMVFLGYPEAIRKVIYTTNSVESVNSQLRKVTKNKRVFPNDNAVFKTLYLAIDYMTKKWAMPIPNWNAAMAHFLIKFEGRI, encoded by the coding sequence ATGCACCAAAAACAAAATGAAGCAATGAATCAAGCGATAGATTTATTAATAAATAATGATACAGATATATCAACATTACTTAAAGAGGATGGTTTATTAAAGCAATTAACCAAACGGCTTGTAGAGAAGGCATTGCAGTCAGAGATGAATAATCACTTAGGATATGATAAATATTGTCATACTGATAGTGATAATGTTCGTAATGGTAAGAATGTAAAGAATCTAGTAACAAATAATGGAGTTATAGAGATTGAGGTTCCAAGGGATAGAAGTAGTACATTTGAACCTGCATTAATTCCAAAGCGTCAAAGACGTATTGAAGGATTTGATGATAAAATAATATCGTTATACGCTAAAGGAATGAGCTTATCTGATATTAAGATTCAAATGCAAGAATTGTATGGAGCTGACGTTAGCGAAAGTTTGATAAGTCAAATTACTGATGATGTAATTGAGGATGTCAAGATATGGCAAAGCCGACCATTGGATCGAGTATATGCTATAGTATTTTTTGACTGTTTAGTAGTAAAAGTACGTCAAGATAAACGAATTATCAATAAGTCTGTATATGTAGCATTAGGTATTGATTTATCTGGCAGGAAGGATATTTTAGGATTGTGGATCAGTGAAAATGAAGGAGCAAAATTTTGGCTTGGTAATTTTACTGAGATGAAGAACAGAGGTATGCAAGACATGCTTATTGCTTGCAGTGATAATTTAACCGGTATGTCTGAGGCGATAGAGGCAGTTTTTCCGAAAACCGAACATCAATTATGTATTGTACATCAGATTAGAAATAGTTTAAAATATGTATCATATAAAGACCGAAAAGAATTAGCGGCTGATTTAAAGCCTATTTATACTGCTAGCACAGAGGAAGAAGCACATCTTGCTTTAGAATCTTTTGAAGCTAAATGGAGTAAACAGTATCCACAAATTGCTAAATCTTGGTATGTTCATTGGGAAAATTTAATGGTTTTTCTAGGATACCCTGAGGCGATAAGGAAAGTAATATACACAACAAATAGTGTAGAATCTGTCAATAGCCAATTACGTAAGGTTACCAAGAATAAACGGGTTTTTCCAAATGATAATGCCGTTTTTAAGACCTTATATTTGGCAATTGATTATATGACCAAGAAATGGGCTATGCCGATTCCAAACTGGAACGCAGCTATGGCTCACTTTTTGATAAAATTTGAAGGTAGAATTTAA
- a CDS encoding IS630 transposase-related protein: MARAYAIELRLRVIKAVEAGIRISKVSKLFNVSRDTIYKWKKLKDKQGTLEAATGYQKGHSHKIKDSESFKEFFKANMNKTSKELAKQWGNIASVTILRQIRKLGYSYKQNSFSSEKRY; encoded by the coding sequence ATGGCACGAGCATATGCAATAGAACTAAGACTAAGAGTTATAAAAGCTGTAGAAGCAGGGATACGAATAAGTAAGGTAAGTAAATTATTTAATGTAAGTCGTGATACTATATATAAATGGAAAAAATTAAAAGATAAGCAAGGTACTTTAGAAGCAGCAACTGGTTATCAGAAAGGACATAGTCATAAGATAAAAGATTCAGAATCTTTTAAAGAATTTTTTAAAGCTAATATGAATAAAACATCAAAGGAGTTAGCAAAGCAATGGGGTAATATTGCATCTGTAACTATTTTAAGACAAATCAGAAAACTTGGCTATAGCTATAAACAAAACTCATTTTCATCCGAAAAGAGATATTAA
- a CDS encoding DUF2674 domain-containing protein — MENQTQKFISFSEHKADIERIKQAIEEGWAIVKLVPNKGRFIGLLEKISHAEDDETVYIPPRKKILVN; from the coding sequence ATGGAAAATCAGACACAAAAATTTATATCTTTTTCAGAACACAAAGCTGATATAGAGCGAATAAAACAAGCAATAGAAGAAGGTTGGGCAATAGTAAAACTAGTGCCTAATAAGGGACGTTTTATTGGTCTTTTGGAAAAAATTTCACATGCAGAAGATGATGAAACTGTATATATCCCACCAAGAAAAAAAATATTGGTCAATTAA
- a CDS encoding type II toxin-antitoxin system RatA family toxin translates to MPSFEQTKILPYKPQELFNLVWDIKSYPKFLPWCVASRVISENSEEVIADLVIQLKGFSESYRSHVTNKIIYDKEYLINTLAISGPFKYLKSTWQFTSHPIGTELKFFIDFEMKSRMLEKLVGSYFIKVTEKMITAFEERARGIIK, encoded by the coding sequence ATGCCATCATTCGAACAAACAAAAATCTTACCTTATAAACCTCAAGAATTATTTAATTTAGTTTGGGATATAAAATCTTATCCTAAATTTCTACCTTGGTGTGTAGCTAGCAGAGTTATTTCAGAAAATAGCGAGGAAGTCATTGCGGATCTTGTGATTCAGCTGAAAGGTTTTTCAGAAAGTTATCGTTCTCATGTTACTAATAAAATAATATATGATAAAGAATATTTGATTAATACGTTGGCTATTTCGGGTCCTTTTAAGTATTTAAAAAGTACTTGGCAATTTACTTCTCATCCTATAGGGACTGAGCTAAAATTTTTTATTGATTTCGAAATGAAGTCTAGAATGCTTGAGAAATTAGTTGGTAGCTATTTTATTAAAGTAACCGAAAAAATGATTACAGCTTTTGAAGAAAGGGCAAGAGGAATTATTAAGTAA
- a CDS encoding RlmE family RNA methyltransferase, giving the protein MTNNLSGYRNKFVRVKTSKKRTVSSSNWLRRQLNDPYVAKARIEGFRSRAAYKLLEIHEKFKIFTPNMKVVDLGAAPGGWSQVASKLIKATDGNLKNKIISVDLLEIEPIPGVESFQKDFFEKDTEELIIQALKGKADIVLSDMASNTIGHKATDHIRTLFLCEQAFEFALKVLNPSGHFIAKIFRGGAENELLNKVKREFSTVKHFKPSSSRKESTEIYLVALNKK; this is encoded by the coding sequence ATGACAAATAATTTAAGCGGTTATAGAAATAAGTTTGTTAGAGTTAAGACTTCTAAAAAACGCACTGTTTCTTCTAGTAACTGGCTAAGACGTCAGTTAAATGATCCTTATGTTGCAAAAGCACGTATTGAGGGCTTTAGATCAAGAGCTGCATATAAACTCCTTGAAATTCATGAAAAATTTAAAATTTTCACCCCAAATATGAAAGTAGTTGATTTAGGAGCAGCCCCAGGGGGATGGAGTCAAGTAGCTTCTAAACTTATTAAAGCTACGGATGGTAATTTAAAAAATAAAATAATTTCAGTCGATTTACTTGAAATCGAACCAATTCCTGGAGTTGAATCTTTTCAAAAAGATTTCTTTGAAAAAGATACTGAAGAATTAATCATTCAAGCTTTAAAAGGCAAGGCTGATATAGTATTGAGTGATATGGCATCAAATACTATAGGCCATAAAGCTACCGATCATATAAGAACCTTGTTTTTATGCGAACAAGCTTTTGAGTTTGCTTTAAAAGTTTTAAACCCTTCCGGTCATTTTATTGCCAAAATCTTTCGTGGCGGAGCTGAAAATGAGCTTTTAAATAAAGTTAAACGTGAATTCTCTACTGTCAAACATTTCAAACCCTCATCTAGCCGCAAAGAATCAACAGAAATTTACCTAGTTGCTCTAAATAAGAAATAA
- the nusB gene encoding transcription antitermination factor NusB translates to MSSNKINKKSIARIAAIQAIYQHMLLNNDNIDDIIENVLSFYRNDTSMTDSPIKISLTISHFKMLVKLVFENIDKIDEIISNHLVNDKNQNHIPILLQALLRSGICELLFFPDIPTKVIINEYTDIANDMLNDYEIGFVNSILDKIAHENKRFYDK, encoded by the coding sequence ATGAGTTCAAATAAAATCAATAAGAAGTCAATTGCACGTATTGCAGCAATACAAGCTATATATCAACATATGTTACTGAACAATGACAATATAGATGATATAATAGAAAATGTACTTTCTTTTTATCGCAATGATACTTCTATGACTGATTCACCCATAAAAATATCACTAACTATAAGTCATTTTAAAATGTTGGTAAAGTTGGTATTTGAAAATATTGATAAAATAGATGAAATTATAAGTAATCATCTGGTAAATGATAAAAACCAAAATCACATACCTATTTTGCTACAAGCTTTATTACGCAGCGGTATATGTGAATTATTATTTTTTCCAGATATACCTACTAAAGTAATAATTAATGAATATACAGATATAGCAAATGATATGCTAAATGATTACGAAATAGGCTTTGTTAATTCTATATTAGATAAAATAGCACACGAAAATAAAAGATTTTATGACAAATAA
- the bamA gene encoding outer membrane protein assembly factor BamA — protein MIIRSIIKLAILTVTIFYYNISLADSVIRKIIIEGNHRIERSTIESYLKLKAGESYNSSKEDEAIKRLYATSLFRNIKMDMSSDGNLIVSVTETPFISSVVFRGNSKIKANMLSKEIYTSTGESLSQAKIELDVKKISEIYKRSGRFATIVTPKIEDLENNRVKVIFDIAEGPKTGIKYIYFSGNENYSDSELKSILITKESRWFRFLDSNDTYEPDRIEYDKELLKEFYQSVGFADFRVISVSAELNNTKEYFVLTYSLEEGEKYNFGNVTIENKLTNIDITPVNKIVNIKQGSVFNMKTVENIADKIGEYFTAVGYPAVNVYPNIVKNPDHTINIKFIIEKADKVYINKINIINNLKTEDHVIRREFKSEEDDILNRSYIEKGERNLRNLDYFEKIGITFAQAKTKDKYDLNVEVDEKSTSSIGFDLGYNTTGGVFGRFSFLERNLVGTGKILNAGIQVSKNTTSYYGGITDPHFLDRDLSLGVSGFINKSGRGQNVLSNTDQNYRQHSVGGKTSLGYEIKEDLSHEIDYLIKRDTLSAQSPSSSIFLQEQMGKFITSAIGHTIVYDQRDSKIIAKNGCLVSISQEYAGIGGDNKYLKHEVDGKYYKSFIQNKLTLKLSASGGDIAALGGRVIRISDRFNLGDYSLRGFASGGVGPREKVTNEGLGGKRYYTFSTELNFPTPVPEEFNLTGAVFMDLGSLWGVGLNKAKYQSPNGIYNDKSLRASVGFGFIWVTRFAPIRMDWGFAVKKKKYDDTQHFHLRFSTHL, from the coding sequence GTGATAATCAGGTCAATTATTAAATTAGCAATTTTAACAGTAACAATTTTTTATTATAACATTTCTCTAGCAGACTCTGTTATTCGTAAAATAATTATAGAAGGTAATCATAGAATTGAACGCTCTACTATTGAGAGCTATTTAAAACTAAAAGCTGGTGAAAGCTATAATAGTTCAAAAGAAGACGAAGCAATAAAACGCTTATATGCTACTTCACTTTTTAGAAACATCAAAATGGATATGTCAAGCGATGGTAATTTAATTGTTAGCGTTACTGAAACTCCATTTATAAGTAGCGTAGTATTTAGAGGTAACTCTAAAATAAAAGCTAATATGCTATCTAAAGAAATTTATACAAGTACAGGTGAATCTTTAAGCCAGGCTAAAATTGAATTAGATGTAAAAAAAATATCAGAAATTTATAAACGTAGTGGGCGTTTTGCTACTATAGTAACGCCTAAAATTGAAGATTTAGAAAATAATAGAGTTAAGGTTATTTTTGATATCGCAGAAGGACCAAAAACCGGTATTAAATATATTTATTTTAGTGGCAATGAGAATTATAGCGATTCAGAGCTTAAATCGATTCTTATAACTAAGGAATCTCGTTGGTTTCGTTTCTTAGATAGTAATGATACTTATGAACCTGATCGTATTGAATATGATAAGGAATTATTAAAAGAATTCTATCAATCAGTAGGTTTTGCAGATTTTAGAGTAATTTCAGTATCAGCTGAATTAAATAATACTAAAGAATATTTTGTTCTTACATATTCTCTTGAAGAGGGTGAAAAATATAATTTCGGTAATGTTACAATAGAAAACAAATTAACCAATATCGATATAACTCCTGTTAATAAAATTGTCAATATTAAGCAAGGTAGTGTTTTCAATATGAAAACAGTTGAAAATATTGCTGATAAAATTGGAGAATATTTTACAGCAGTAGGCTATCCAGCGGTGAATGTTTATCCTAATATTGTAAAAAATCCTGATCATACAATTAATATTAAATTTATTATAGAAAAAGCTGATAAGGTTTATATCAATAAAATTAATATTATTAATAATCTTAAAACTGAAGATCATGTTATAAGAAGAGAGTTTAAATCTGAAGAAGATGATATACTTAACCGTTCTTATATTGAAAAAGGAGAACGTAATCTTAGAAACTTAGATTATTTTGAGAAGATAGGAATTACTTTTGCTCAAGCAAAAACTAAGGATAAATATGACTTAAATGTTGAGGTTGATGAAAAATCTACTTCTTCTATTGGTTTTGATTTAGGGTATAACACCACAGGTGGGGTATTTGGGCGTTTCTCTTTCTTAGAGCGTAACTTAGTAGGTACGGGTAAAATACTTAATGCTGGTATACAAGTAAGTAAAAATACTACTAGCTATTATGGTGGTATTACTGATCCACATTTCTTAGATCGTGATTTATCTCTAGGTGTAAGCGGATTTATTAATAAAAGTGGTCGTGGTCAGAATGTACTTTCTAACACAGATCAAAATTATAGACAGCATTCTGTAGGTGGTAAAACTTCCTTAGGTTATGAAATTAAAGAAGATTTAAGTCACGAAATTGATTATTTAATTAAGCGTGATACCTTGAGTGCTCAATCTCCATCAAGCTCGATATTTTTACAGGAGCAAATGGGTAAGTTTATTACTTCTGCTATTGGTCACACTATTGTTTATGATCAAAGAGATAGTAAAATTATTGCAAAGAATGGTTGTTTAGTAAGCATTAGTCAGGAATATGCAGGTATTGGAGGTGATAATAAATATCTAAAACATGAAGTTGATGGTAAATATTATAAATCTTTCATACAAAATAAGCTTACTTTAAAACTATCTGCTTCTGGAGGTGATATTGCAGCACTTGGAGGACGAGTTATTAGAATTTCAGATCGCTTTAATTTAGGTGATTATAGCTTAAGAGGTTTTGCTAGTGGTGGTGTTGGACCACGTGAAAAAGTTACTAATGAAGGTTTAGGCGGTAAAAGATATTATACATTTTCTACTGAACTTAACTTCCCAACTCCAGTACCTGAAGAATTTAACCTTACTGGTGCGGTATTTATGGATTTAGGAAGCTTATGGGGAGTAGGCTTAAATAAAGCAAAATATCAAAGTCCAAATGGTATCTATAATGATAAATCACTTAGAGCATCAGTTGGTTTTGGATTTATTTGGGTAACACGCTTTGCACCAATTAGAATGGACTGGGGCTTTGCTGTTAAGAAGAAGAAATACGACGATACGCAGCATTTCCACTTAAGATTTTCTACGCATCTTTAG
- the tnpA gene encoding IS200/IS605 family transposase, giving the protein MSKYIHKSHNVTVLLYHMVFPAKYRRAVFDVSVDQVLREICLEIEKRYQIKFLEIGVDEDHVHFLVQSVPTYSVTKIVTTIKSVTARQIFRQCPQVKKQLWGGEFWTDGYFTSTVGKHGNENMIGKYVKNQGKEYQKLHEDHQLAFF; this is encoded by the coding sequence ATGAGCAAATATATACATAAAAGTCATAATGTTACGGTACTGCTGTATCACATGGTATTTCCAGCAAAATATCGCCGAGCAGTGTTTGACGTATCAGTTGATCAAGTATTACGAGAAATATGTTTAGAGATAGAAAAGAGATATCAAATAAAATTTTTAGAAATAGGGGTTGATGAAGATCATGTCCATTTTTTGGTACAATCTGTACCAACCTATAGCGTAACAAAAATAGTAACAACAATTAAAAGTGTTACAGCTCGTCAAATATTTAGACAGTGTCCACAGGTAAAGAAACAATTATGGGGTGGAGAATTTTGGACTGATGGATATTTTACGAGTACGGTAGGTAAGCATGGAAATGAGAATATGATAGGAAAATACGTAAAAAACCAAGGCAAGGAATATCAGAAACTGCATGAGGATCATCAGCTAGCTTTCTTCTAA
- the dnaJ gene encoding molecular chaperone DnaJ, protein MSQDYYQILGVSKTASSADLKKAYHKLAKQYHPDNAAAGDTNAEKKFKEINAAYEVLKDEQKRAAYDRFGHDAFQNQQARGGAGSQGGHHFGADINDIFGDFFSDFMGGGGRRKTSSSKVRGSDLKYNLTINLEEAFHGVEKNISFSSEVKCDTCHGSGSEKGETATTCDACGGVGATRVQQGFFMIEQTCHKCQGNGQIIKNPCKKCHGLGRYHKQRNLSVNIPAGVENGTRIRHPGEGEAGIRGNNGDLYVDIAIKPHDIYKVDGANLHCKLPISFVNAALGGEVAVPVIEGGKVNLTIPAGTQNGDQLRLRGKGMSKIRSTIRGDMLAHVHVEVPKNLSKRQKELLEELRGESVNEKENDGSFFNKMKSLWL, encoded by the coding sequence ATGTCACAAGATTATTATCAAATCCTTGGAGTTAGCAAAACAGCAAGCAGTGCTGATCTTAAAAAAGCCTATCATAAGTTAGCCAAACAATATCACCCTGATAATGCCGCAGCTGGGGATACAAACGCCGAGAAAAAATTTAAAGAAATCAATGCCGCTTATGAAGTTTTAAAAGATGAGCAGAAAAGAGCAGCTTATGACCGATTTGGACATGATGCTTTCCAAAATCAACAAGCAAGAGGCGGAGCTGGCAGTCAAGGTGGTCATCATTTCGGTGCTGATATCAACGATATATTTGGTGATTTCTTTAGCGACTTTATGGGCGGTGGTGGCAGAAGAAAGACATCTTCAAGCAAGGTTAGAGGCTCTGATTTAAAATATAATCTTACTATTAATTTAGAAGAAGCATTTCATGGCGTAGAGAAAAATATTAGTTTTTCTAGTGAAGTAAAATGCGATACTTGTCATGGTAGCGGCTCTGAAAAAGGTGAAACTGCAACTACTTGCGATGCTTGTGGCGGCGTAGGTGCAACTAGAGTTCAGCAAGGCTTTTTTATGATTGAACAAACTTGTCATAAATGCCAAGGTAATGGTCAAATCATCAAGAACCCTTGTAAAAAATGCCACGGCTTAGGGCGTTATCATAAGCAACGAAACTTATCGGTAAATATTCCCGCAGGTGTTGAAAATGGCACTCGAATAAGACATCCAGGCGAAGGCGAAGCAGGTATTAGAGGCAATAATGGCGATTTATATGTTGATATTGCTATAAAGCCTCATGATATTTATAAGGTAGATGGAGCAAATTTACATTGCAAATTACCTATTAGTTTTGTAAATGCTGCCCTTGGCGGAGAAGTAGCGGTGCCGGTAATTGAAGGCGGCAAAGTAAATCTAACCATTCCGGCAGGTACGCAAAATGGTGATCAGCTAAGATTACGAGGCAAAGGTATGTCTAAAATAAGATCAACTATTAGAGGTGATATGCTTGCACATGTGCATGTTGAAGTACCTAAAAATTTATCAAAAAGACAAAAAGAATTATTAGAAGAATTGAGAGGAGAATCCGTAAATGAAAAAGAAAATGACGGCAGCTTTTTTAACAAAATGAAAAGTTTATGGTTATAA
- the dnaK gene encoding molecular chaperone DnaK gives MGKVIGIDLGTTNSCVAVIEGKEPKVIENSEGERTTPSIIAFANGEKLVGQSAKRQAVTNPRNTVYAVKRLIGRNFTDPMVKKDQEIVPYNIVKADNGDAWVEVEGKKHSPSQISAFILQKMKETAENYLGEKVTQAVITVPAYFNDAQRQATKDAGKIAGLEVLRIINEPTAAALAYGFDKSASKTIAVYDLGGGTFDVSILEIGDGVFEVKSTNGNTFLGGEDFDTRVLEHLINTFKKESGIDLRNDPLALQRLKEAAEKAKKELSSALTTDINLPYITADSSGPKHLNIKFTRAELEKLVDDLIEKTIEPCRKALKDAGLKASDIQEVVLVGGMTRMPKVQEAVEKFFGRAPHKGVNPDEVVALGAAIQGGVLNKEVTDILLLDVTPLSLGIETLGGVFTRLIDRNTTIPSKKSQVFSTADDNQHAVTIRVFQGEREMAKDNKMLGQFNLEGIPPAPRGVPQIEVTFDIDANGIVHVSAKDKASGKEQRVTIQASGGLSDAEIEQMVKDAEKNADEDKKRKELIEAKNAADSLIYSTEKTLTDYSDKLSSEDKGLVEEALSALKAILDSEDAALIKEKTESLTAASMKIGEAMYKAQSDAGAAGSASEENTASNGKVVDADFEDVEKK, from the coding sequence ATGGGAAAAGTAATAGGTATAGATCTTGGAACCACCAACTCTTGCGTTGCAGTGATTGAAGGTAAGGAGCCAAAAGTAATAGAAAACTCTGAAGGTGAGCGAACTACGCCGTCGATTATAGCTTTCGCAAATGGGGAAAAATTAGTTGGTCAATCTGCTAAAAGACAGGCTGTAACTAACCCACGTAATACTGTATATGCAGTAAAAAGATTAATCGGTAGAAATTTTACCGATCCAATGGTTAAAAAAGATCAAGAAATAGTGCCATATAATATAGTTAAAGCTGATAATGGTGATGCATGGGTTGAAGTTGAAGGGAAAAAACATTCACCTAGCCAAATTAGTGCTTTTATTTTACAAAAAATGAAAGAAACGGCTGAAAATTATTTAGGTGAAAAAGTAACACAAGCAGTTATTACTGTGCCTGCTTATTTTAATGATGCACAGCGTCAAGCAACAAAGGATGCTGGTAAAATCGCAGGGCTTGAAGTACTTCGAATAATCAACGAACCAACTGCTGCAGCTCTTGCTTATGGTTTTGATAAATCAGCAAGTAAAACTATTGCAGTTTATGACCTTGGCGGCGGAACATTTGACGTTTCAATTCTTGAGATTGGTGATGGTGTTTTTGAAGTGAAATCAACTAACGGCAATACATTCCTTGGTGGTGAAGATTTTGATACAAGAGTATTAGAGCATTTAATAAATACATTCAAAAAAGAAAGTGGGATTGATTTACGTAACGATCCACTTGCACTTCAGCGTTTAAAAGAAGCAGCTGAGAAAGCTAAAAAAGAGTTGTCATCTGCATTAACTACTGATATTAATTTGCCTTATATCACAGCTGATAGTAGCGGTCCAAAACATTTAAATATTAAATTTACTAGAGCAGAACTTGAAAAATTAGTCGATGATTTAATTGAGAAAACCATAGAACCTTGCCGCAAAGCTTTAAAGGATGCAGGTTTAAAAGCTTCTGATATTCAAGAAGTAGTGCTAGTTGGCGGTATGACCAGAATGCCGAAAGTACAAGAAGCGGTAGAAAAATTCTTCGGGCGTGCCCCGCATAAAGGTGTGAATCCTGATGAGGTCGTAGCTCTTGGGGCAGCGATCCAAGGTGGTGTATTAAACAAAGAAGTAACTGATATATTATTATTAGACGTTACACCTCTATCTCTTGGTATTGAAACTTTAGGCGGTGTATTTACAAGATTAATCGATCGTAATACCACAATCCCAAGTAAGAAAAGCCAAGTATTTTCTACTGCTGATGATAATCAGCACGCAGTAACTATTAGAGTATTCCAAGGTGAGCGTGAAATGGCAAAAGATAATAAAATGCTTGGTCAATTTAATTTAGAAGGGATCCCTCCTGCTCCACGTGGTGTACCGCAAATAGAAGTAACTTTTGACATTGATGCAAACGGCATAGTGCATGTTTCGGCTAAAGATAAGGCTAGTGGTAAAGAACAGAGGGTAACAATACAGGCTTCCGGCGGTCTTAGCGATGCTGAAATCGAGCAAATGGTTAAAGATGCTGAGAAAAATGCAGATGAGGATAAAAAGCGTAAAGAGCTTATTGAAGCAAAAAACGCTGCTGATAGCTTAATTTATTCTACTGAGAAAACTTTAACAGATTATAGCGATAAATTATCGTCTGAAGATAAAGGGCTCGTCGAAGAAGCTTTATCTGCTTTAAAAGCTATTTTAGATTCAGAAGATGCTGCATTAATTAAAGAAAAAACCGAAAGCTTAACCGCTGCTAGTATGAAAATCGGCGAAGCGATGTATAAAGCACAAAGCGATGCTGGTGCTGCAGGTAGTGCTTCTGAAGAAAATACAGCTAGCAACGGAAAAGTAGTAGACGCAGACTTTGAAGATGTAGAGAAGAAGTAA
- a CDS encoding S1C family serine protease: MILQEVGMKKLLILPKILFIVNLFLLNNIVLASPEISSIIFEKAKKAIVTIDTRIAVSAYEDTNSWTGTGFINDKKNGYIITNTHVIGLSSIGTYFVTFYNGEQAEAKLIYYDIWQDYAVLKVVSNDIPESAMEIPFSSESPKLNQKVFVVGNTEAQGFSFHTGYLSDLYNIDGMMPQGTYIINLNITGGASGSPVLNDKIEAIGVLYGGGKTHSLALHGDYVIRTLESLKNNKEPIRQHIGIISDLYSLNKAVRHNNFPKEEMDKYIKKFPDSRNRVISVKTVLAGSPAEKVLKAGDIIWAINDKELGGNLAMLDREMDNSKNAVTKLVIFRDGKKLEQRVNLYNVNNNKISRMVNFGGAIFFEVDDYFSNKSGIPLKSLAIASVQSGSSFSSIPTFFTKDYKNVYRLQIFEMKDLKLNNLDDLIKLMPNITKDKFITIRFKNYQPYYAHFGYNEIISSHDEMSADITLDSIDTKPYILKYNNISHEWDAENIKLQ; this comes from the coding sequence ATCATTTTACAAGAGGTAGGAATGAAAAAATTATTAATTTTACCAAAAATTTTATTTATCGTTAATCTATTTTTATTAAATAATATAGTTTTAGCGTCGCCGGAAATAAGTAGTATTATATTTGAAAAAGCTAAGAAAGCGATTGTAACGATTGATACAAGAATTGCTGTATCAGCTTATGAAGATACAAATAGCTGGACAGGAACCGGATTTATTAATGATAAGAAAAATGGTTATATAATTACTAACACTCACGTTATTGGGCTTAGCTCAATCGGTACTTATTTTGTTACCTTTTATAATGGTGAGCAAGCTGAAGCAAAATTAATATATTATGATATTTGGCAAGATTATGCCGTTTTAAAAGTAGTTAGTAACGATATACCTGAATCGGCAATGGAAATACCATTTTCTAGCGAATCTCCGAAATTAAATCAGAAAGTTTTTGTAGTCGGTAACACAGAAGCACAAGGCTTTTCTTTCCATACTGGATATTTGTCTGATCTATATAATATTGATGGTATGATGCCGCAAGGTACTTATATAATTAACTTAAATATTACCGGTGGTGCTAGCGGTTCACCAGTGCTTAATGATAAGATTGAGGCTATAGGCGTATTATATGGTGGTGGTAAGACTCACTCTTTAGCGTTGCACGGCGATTATGTAATCCGCACTTTAGAAAGCTTGAAAAATAATAAAGAGCCAATAAGGCAACATATAGGAATAATAAGTGATTTATATTCTTTAAATAAAGCTGTTAGACATAATAATTTCCCTAAAGAGGAAATGGATAAATATATAAAGAAATTTCCCGATAGCAGAAATAGAGTTATAAGCGTTAAGACAGTTTTAGCAGGTTCACCTGCGGAAAAAGTTTTGAAAGCTGGTGATATTATTTGGGCTATCAATGATAAAGAGCTAGGTGGTAATTTAGCAATGCTCGATAGAGAAATGGACAACTCTAAAAACGCTGTTACAAAACTTGTTATATTCCGTGATGGGAAAAAGCTTGAGCAAAGAGTAAATCTATATAACGTCAATAATAATAAAATCAGTAGAATGGTAAATTTTGGCGGTGCTATATTTTTTGAAGTAGATGATTATTTTAGTAATAAATCAGGCATTCCGCTTAAATCCCTAGCTATAGCTTCTGTTCAGTCCGGTAGTAGTTTTAGCTCTATACCAACATTTTTTACTAAAGACTATAAAAATGTTTACAGACTGCAAATTTTTGAGATGAAAGATTTGAAGCTAAATAATCTTGATGATTTAATAAAGCTTATGCCGAATATTACTAAAGATAAATTTATAACTATAAGGTTTAAAAATTATCAACCATATTATGCTCATTTCGGCTATAATGAAATTATTTCGTCTCATGATGAAATGAGTGCGGATATAACTCTAGATTCCATTGATACTAAGCCTTATATACTTAAATATAATAATATTTCTCATGAATGGGATGCAGAAAATATAAAGCTTCAGTAA